GGGAGCTGAAGAGGGCGAGCATGATTTGCTCCTATCATGATTTTAGCGGCACGCCTCCGCCGTCAAGCATCGTGGAGAAGCTGGTCCTGGCTTCCTCCAAGGAGGCGTTGCCTAAAGCGGCCTTCATGATCAGGGGGGCGAGGGATTTGCTGAGCTTGGCCCGAGCGGCCAAGATGTACTCCGCCACGGGCAAGCAATTCGTCCTCATAGGTATGGGTGAGATGGGAGAGCTGACGCGGATCCGCGCTGATCGCCTTGGATGCGCTTTCACCTACGCCTCCTTGTGCAAAGGCAAGGAGACAGCACCGGGACAGATCGACCTGGCTACCATGCGTTCCTTTTCTAAAGACTCTATCGTGCTGGGGATAGTAGGTCATCCCTTGGGCCATACCCTCTCACCCACCATGCACCAGGCTGCGCTGAGAGCCGCTGGGATTTCAGGCAAGTATCTTCGCTTCGACCTCCCCCCCGAAGAGCTGGAGGATTTCATCGATGTGGTACTGGAATATGAAATCAAGGGATTCAACGTCACCATCCCCTATAAAGAATCCATCATTCCTCTCTTGGATCAGGCGGACTCGTCGGCAGAGGTGGTGGGCGCGGTGAACACGGTGGTGGTCAGGGGAGGTAGGCTGATAGGCCATAACACAGATGTGTACGGTATAGAGAGCACATTCAAGGAGAAGAGCATAGAGCCCCGCAGCAAGAGGGCCCTAGTCATCGGGGCTGGAGGAGCGGCCAGGGCGGCCTGCTCCTTTCTTACCTCCGCGGGCGCGGAGGTTTGGATATACAACCGCACCCAGGCGAGAGCTGAGGCGCTCGCCAAAGCCTTCCAGGGATGCGCAGCGCTGGGAGAGGATTCTTTGCGGAAAACGGAATTCGATATCATCATCAATTGCACCCCCGTGGGGATGGAGGGATTCCCGAAGCAGCTACCCCTACCCATCGAGACCCTACGGCCAGGCCAGTTCGTCATGGATACCATCTACAATCCTCCTGAGACCGAGCTTCTCAGGTTCGCTAAACAAAGAGGGGCTATAACGGCCAATGGAGAGAGCATGCTGGTGCATCAAGCGGCGCGTTCCTTCGCTCTTTGGACCGATGCCCAGGTAGGAGTTGAGGTGATGCTCAGCGCCATAAGGGAGGCGAGGGCATGAAGGGGAAGGGCAGGTCGCATGGAGCGGGGACCATAGTCAACGCCATCGCCGCGGGGAAAGGGGCAGCATTCGGCTTGAACCTGATTACTGAAGCCGAAGTAGAGCTGGACTACAGCAAGAAGATAAATGTGATCATCGAGGGATTCGAGGGGGAGCCTACCGCTTTGGTGGAGAGATGCGTACTCAACGTGCTCAACCGGGAGGCGCCGAGGCAAGGTTACGGAGCCACGGTGACGACCAGGTCGCAGATACCCATCTCCCGCGGGCTGAAGAGCTCCAGCGCCGCGGCCAACGCCGTGGTCCTGGCAACTTATGAAGCATTAGGAATAAAGGTGGACCCCCTTAAGGCGGTGCGCATCGGCACCAAGAGCGCCATCGAGGCCAAGGTGTCGGTCACAGGAGCGTTCGACGACGCCTGCGCCTCCATGCTGGGAGGCGTGGTGCTCACGGACAACAGGCGGGAGAGAGTGGTGAGACAGGACTTACTCCCGGCAGGCCTGGTAGCCGTGATACACGTCCCTGGTTATCAGGTGCGCAAGTCCTCCCTACCCTTGGATAGGATAAGAGCCATCGCCCCCGCCGCCGAGGCGGCCTTCGAGCGCGCCCGTAAAGGCCGTTACGCCGAGGCCATGCTCATCAATTCCCTGGCTTATTCCTCTGCCTTGGGACAGAGCCTGGATGCCATGTATCGCGCCTTAGGCGCGGGCGCCTATGCCGCGGGCCTATCTGGCACAGGACCAGCCACGGTCATTCTGGTGGAACGGGAAAAAGTAGGAATGATAAGAGAGCTCTTCCTACCCGAGGAAATCATGGTGGCAGAACTTTACCAACCGGAGGTCAAGAGATGAGGCTGGTGGTAAATCCATCTCAGGCCAGCGGTACTATCACCGCCTCCCCTTCCAAGAGCTATTCGCATCGGGCGCTGGCGCTTGGACTGCTCGCCGACGGGCGCTCGCAAATAAAGGAGGTGCTGCTCAGCGGTGATACCCTGGCCACTTTGAGCGCGACGCGCTCCTTCGGGGCCAAGGTGGAGATCAAGGGACCGAACGTGATCATGGATGGGGGGAGGCTGAGCTGCCCCGAGGATGTCATAGATTGCGAGAATTCAGGAACTACTATGCGCATCATGGCCGGGATAGCTTCCTTGCTTCCCTGTGCCACCGTACTCACAGGCGATGCTTCCATACGCAAGAGGCCGATGCAACCCCTGATTGATGCATTGCGCCAGCTGGGAGTGGAATGCTTCTCTACCCGCGGGAATGGATTGGCACCCTTGGTGGTGAGAGGGCCGAATAAAGGCACCAGATGCAGCATCAAAGGGGATGTGAGCTCGCAGTTCATCTCCTCCCTGCTCATCTCCTCCGCGTTGAAAGAGGTGGACACGGAGATAGAGCTCACCAGCCCCCTGAAATCCCGGCCTTACGTGGAGATAACCCTGGGCATGATGCGCACCTTCGGGGCCAGGGTGGAGATGAATGAGAAGGGGTTTGTGGTGGAGGGGCGGCAGAGATACGCTCCTCAGAACTATCGTGTTCCGGGCGACTACTCCTCCGCCGCCTTTCCCTTGGCCGCTGGAGCGTTAACCGGAGGTGTGTCCGTGACTGGCCTGGATCCCCAGGACAGGCAGGGCGACAAGCGCATCGTCGACATCCTAGAGGAGATGGGAGCGGAGGTGAGGAGGGGGCAGAGCTCGATTAGGGTGTCTCAGGGCGAGCTTGAAGGCATAACGGTGGACCTGGCGGACGCTCCCGACTTGTTCCCCATCGTGGCCGTGATAGGCACCCAGGCCAAGGGCACGACGGAGATCGTCAATGCTGAGCATGTGCGCCTTAAGGAGAGCGACAGGATCCGCGCCACCACGAACTTCCTCAAGGCCATGGGGGCGGAGGTGCGCGAGACCAGGGATGGCTGCTTGACAAAAGGCCCTGCAAGACTGCACGGTGCCATCGTGGACTCTCTCGAGGACCACCGCATACTCATGGCCGCGGCGGTGGCAGCCATGGTGGCGCAGGGAACCACCTCCATCACGCATGGCGAATGCTTCAGGATATCATACCCTAGATTCCTGGAGGACATGAGAAGCCTAGGGGCAGACATGAGGCTGGTGGAATGAACAGCTATGGCCATAGCTTTCGTGTGACCCTATTCGGCAGCAGCCATGGAGTAGGGGTCGGCTGTGTGGTGGATGGCTGTCCTGCTGGCATCACCCTCACCCAGGACATGGTGCAGAGGGAGATGGAGCGGCGCCGCCCTTCTCCAGAGATCGGGACTCCCAGGGCAGAGGAGGATATGGTGCAGCTGCAATCCGGCATCTGGGAGGAGCAAACCACCGGCGCGCCCATACAGATCTTCATAGTCAATAAGGACCAGGACAGCTCCAAATACGCAGAGTTCTCGACCAGGCCGAGACCGGGGCATGCAGACTATCCCGCTCTCATGAAATACGGCCCCGCGCACGACATACGCGGCGGAGGCCAGTTCTCAGGGCGCATGACCGCGCCTTTAGTTGCGGCAGGGGCCATCGCCAAGGCGGTGCTGGCAGAGGGGGGCGTGAGGATCGCTGCCTACACCCTCTCGATAGGCGAAGTAGTCGACTACCAGGAGCGGCGCCTGGAAGATGTACTTGATGTTGTCTATAAGAGGCCGACGCGCGCCGCCAGCGACGAGCTCGATAGGCGCATGTACTCCGCGATATTGGCGGCCAAGGAAGCGCAGGACTCGGTGGGAGGGGTGGTGCGCTGCCTGGCGGAAGGGTTGCCCGTGGGAGTGGGTGAGCCCTTCTTCGACACCCTGGATGGGGAGCTGGCCAAGTTCATTTTCGCCATTCCCGCGGTGAAGGGCGTGGAGTTCGGCAGCGGCTTCTCCTCTGCCAGACTTAGGGGGTCGCAGAACAATGACGCCTATCGCTTCGAGGGAGGGAAGGTGGTGACGACGACCAATAACGCTGGCGGCGTGCTGGGAGGGATGAGCAACGGCATGCCCTTGGATTTCAAGGTGGCTTTCAAGCCTACCGCTTCCATTCCCCGAGAGCAGAGGACGGTGGACCTTAGCGCGGGAAAAGAGGCCATGCTTAAAATCGAGGGAAGGCATGACCCATGCATAGTGCCTCGCGCCGTGGTGGTCGTGGAGGCGGCCACGGCATTGGTGCTGGTGGACCTGATGATAAGGGGGGGCTTCATTGCCAGACAACGTCGATGCCATTAGATGGCACATAGAGGAAGTGGATAACCAGATAATGGACCTGATCGCGGAGCGCATGCGCTTGGCCCTGCAGATGGGGCAGTATAAGGTGGGCAAGGGCATGCCGGTGAGGCATGTGCGGGTGGAGGAGCAGGTGGAGGCTCGCTACGTCTCCAGGGCCAAACAGGCAGGGATATCGGAGGAGGCGGCTCGCCGCATCGCCCGGATACTAGTCCATGAGAGCGTGGACGCGCAGTTCCGCATTCCCCATGCCGAGCCAAGGAGGATTACGGTGGTAGGAGGCTCAGGGAAGATGGGCGCCTGGCTCTGTCGGCATTTCGATTCGCAAGGCCACAAGGTGATGGTAAATGACATAGTATCCTCCACCTTCTTCCCCTATGAGAACGACCTCAAGAGGGCGGTGTCGCGCGCCGACGTGGTGGTGCTTGCCACCCCCATATCCAATTCCAAGGACATGCTGGAGAAGGTTATAGCCCTTAAGCCTAAGGGATTGGTGTTCGACATATGCTCCATCAAGGACCCCATCCTCCCTGCCTTGAGGAAGGCTGTGGATAAAGGTATCACTATCGCTTCGGTCCATCCCATGTTCGGTCCGGAGACCATCTCCATATTGGACAAGAATATACTGATATGCGATTGCGGCTCCTCGGAGGGGACGGAAGGGGCCAAGGCCCTCTTCTCCGACACTGGGGCCAACGTCCACACCATCAAGGTGGAGGAGCATGACCGGCTCATGTCCATAGTGCTAGGCATGTCACACGCCCTGAACTTAGCCTTCTTTACCGCCTTGAGCAAGAGTGGTTATTCGCGCGAGGAGCTGGATAGGGCTGCCTCCACTACCTTCCGCCATCAGGCCTGCACCGCTGCTCGGGTGGCCATGGAGAACCCAGAGCTTTACTATGAGATACAGCATCTCAATCCGCATACGCGAGAGTCCTTCGACCTTATGGTCAGATCGCTGGATGAGGTCCGCCAGGCGGCCATGGCCGAGGAAGGAGAGGAGTTCGAGCGTCTTATGGAGACGGGACGGAAATATTTCGGAGGGACAGAATGAGCAGGGTGAGAGTAGCGGTCCTGGGAGCGACAGGCATGATAGGTCAGCGCTTCGTGCAGCTGCTGGAAGGGCATCCTTGGTTCGAGATGGAAGGGCTGTATGCCTCGGAGAGATCGGAGGGGAAGAGGCTGGCCGAGGTGAATAAGGTCAAGGATCACATCTTCAAGCCTGAGACTCTGCAGCGCAGAATAGAGCAGATCGATATCCCCAAGATAGCCAAGAACTGCAGGGTGGCGTTCTCGGGGCTGCCTTCCGAGGTCGCAGGGGAAGTGGAGACCAAACTGGCGGAGGCGGGAGTTGCGGTTTTCTCCAACGCCTCCGCCCATCGCATGGATGCCGACGTCCCCATCCTCGTCCCCGAGGTGAATGCTGAGCATCTCGAGATCGTCAAGGAGCAGAGGACCTACCCCCGTGGGGGATTCATCGTCACCAACGCCAACTGTTCCACCACAGGCATGGTCTTTCCCCTGAGGGCGTTGCAGGATGCCTTCGGTGTGGAGCAGGTGGTCGTGAGCACGTATCAGGCCGTTTCCGGCGCAGGCTATCCAGGCGTGCCTTCATTGGATATCCTCTCCAACGTCATCCCGTACATAAAGAATGAGGAGGAGAAGATGGAGGAGGAGACGGCGAAGATCCTGGGAACCTATCACCTCGGCCAGATACACAAGGCAGAGATACAGGTGCTGGCATCATGCGCCAGGGTGCCCGTGCACGACGGCCATCTGGAGGCTTTGACGGTGAAGACCAGGAGAGAAGCTAACCTGGAGGAGTGCATGCGCGTGATGAGAGACTTCCGCGGTGAACCGCAGCGTCTGGATCTGCCCTCAGCCCCCAAGCATCCCATCATCGTGCGTGAGGAGCCTGACCGCCCTCAGCCCCTATGGGATGTGAACGCGGGCGAGCCCGCTAGGGCCAAGGGGATGGCGGTCACCGTGGGACGGGTGCGAAAGAAGGATAAGTACCTCAAGTTGTTCCTCCTCTCTCATAACACCATCCGAGGAGGGGCAGGGGGTTCGGTGATAAACGCCGAGCTGGCCTATGCCCAAGGGATGTTGGGCTAGAAGGGAGCTAATGACGATGGCAGCGCTCATAGAGCATGGGACCGGGGCGGCAAGATGAAGCGCACTTACGAGGAGATAAACCAGAAGATCAAGAAGGGAGACGCGGTGGTCATGACCGCGGAGGAGGCGATCGAGCTGGTGCAACGGGAGGGGGTGGCCAAGGCCACCAAGGAGGTGGACGTGGTCACCACCGGCACCTTCGGGGCCATGTGCTCTTCTGGTGCCTTCATAAACTTCGGGCACTCGGAGCCCCCGATAAAGATGACCAAGGTGTGGCTGAACGACGTGCCTGCCTATACTGGCATAGCGGCCGTGGATGCCTATATAGGCGCCACCGAACTGCGCGAGGATGGCAATATGGAGTATGGCGGAGCGCATGTCATCGAGGATCTTATCGCCCGTAGGCCAGTGAGATTGAGGGCCATCTCCTACGGAACCGATTGCTATCCGCGCAAGGAGATTGACACCTACATCTCGTTGATGACGGTGAATCAGGCTTACATGTTCAACCCCCGCAACGCCTACCAGAATTACGGGGTGGCGACCAATTCTTCAGAGCGCACCTTGTTCACCTATATGGGCAAGCTGCTGCCCAAGTTCGGAAACGCCACCTATTCCAGCGCGGGACAGCTCTCGCCTCTCCTGAAGGACCCTCACCTGCGCACCATCGGCATAGGCACGCGCATCTTCCTGGGAGGGGCGCAGGGCTACGTAGCCTGGGAAGGTACACAATACCGTACCACCACGCCTGAAAGGAACGGGGTGCCCATAGGAGCTTCGCGCACCCTGGCGGTCATAGGCGATCTTAGAGAGATGAGCACGGAATTCGTTCGCGCCCTTACCTATCATAAATATGGCACCACCTTGGGAGTGGGCATAGGCGTGCCCATTCCCATATTGGACGAGGATCTGATGCGTTCCGCCGCGGTCAGGGACGAGGAGATCTTCGCCCCTGTTTTGGACTACGCCGTGGCCTCGCGCGATCGTCTTCCCATACACGAGGTTTCCTACGCCGAGCTGCGCTCGGGCAGCATCGAGATATCGGGCAAGAGGGTGCGGACCTCCTCCCTCTCCTCCTATGCCAAGGCCAGGCAGATAGCCGAGACGCTTAAGGATTGGATTCAGAAAGGGGAGTTCCTGCTGACCGAGAAGGTGGCATCACTGCCCGAGGAAAGGAGCATGAGGAGATTGGACATGCGCTCGCGCGAGGAGGTTTCCTGATGGCTGTGCGCAAGTACCTGCTCACCTTCACTCCAGAGAACGTCTCGGAGCCGATAACCTATAGACTGGTGAAGGAATTCGATCTTATGGTTAACATCCTCCGCGCCGAGGTGGATGAGTCGGGTGGAAGGCTGATGATCGTCCTGGAAGGCAGCGGCATGCAGATAGAGAGAGCGGTACGCTATCTGGAAGCCTCACACGTCCAGGTGCAGGAGCTTAAAGAGTACATACGCAAGGACGAGGCCCGCTGCACCCATTGCGGAGCCTGCATCTCCATCTGCCCGGTGAGAGCCTTCGTCATGGACGGGAAGACGTTCAAGGTATCCTTCCTGAATGAGAAGTGCATCGCCTGCGGCATGTGCGTGGACGCCTGTCCTCCGGGAGCCATAAGGCTGAGAGCTCAGGTGTGAGCATTCATCGCTGCGGGCCATAGAGCTTCCAGGTTTTACTTATGAAGCGTCCTCAGAAAAATGCGGGTGACCCGGACTTCCATTCTCGGCGCATCTAGGAGCGAGCTTTGATGACTTTTCCTGTCCACAGCGGACTGGATCGTTGGGCGATCGAAGATAAGGCGCCCTCTAAAAGGCTGTCATAATCAGGGCATTCAACACGACATGCCCTTTCAGGCAGCCAATGCGCCGACTCTGACCTGCTTTGTCATGGAACATCTGACCTTGAGTATCCCCTCAGGTCAGGAAAGTGATAAATTTATTATCGGACTTCAGCGATGCCCCCTGCACTGCCTTGAAGAGAGGTTTGTCGATATGCGCACCAAGCTGCTATCCTTCGCCCTGATCCTGTGCCTGGTTTCTGTTGCGATGCTGTTCCTCGCCTCGCCCGCGCTCGCGGCTGAGGAGGGGGGAGGGCATGAGGAAGAGCATGAAACCCCCGGGAGCGAGAACGGCATCATCGTGGCGCTGGGCGGTGCCATAGGAGTGTATGGCTTCATTTTCTTCATCGTCTTCAACATCCTCAGGAAGAGGAAGAAGGCAAAGGTAAAGCAGTGACCGCCGACCAGGTGCGAGAGCGCTTCCAGCTGGGCGAGACCGCCGTGACCATCTTGGCCGAGGAGCGTTTCCTGCCTTTGGCCAAGGAATCTATTTTCCGCTGTCGGGAGGATATCCTGCGCTTCATATCCCAAGACCCTTTCTTCCGTGACACCCTGGAGCCATATGAAGCACCTGCGAACGCTCCTGAGATAGTGAGGAGGATGAGCGTGGCCTCAGCCCTGGCCGGAGTGGGGCCCATGGCAGCGGTCGCAGGGGCCATAGCTCAGGAGGCGGTTAGAAGCATGGTGGAGGCAGGAGCCAGGCATGCCATAGTAGACAATGGCGGCGACATTGCCATGTTCCTCTCTGAGGAGGCAGTGGTGGGGATATACGCAGGTGAGTCGAGATGGAACGGGTTGGGCATGCGCTTCCCTGGGGATGAGAGGCATGTCTCGGTCTGCACCTCCTCGGGAACGGTAGGACCCTCCATATCATTCGGAATGGCGGACGCGGCAGTGGTGGTGGCGGAGGACGCGGCCTTGGCGGACGCCTGCGCCACTCGCCTGGGGAACGAGGCGAAGTCGGCGGAGGAGAAGAGCATGAGGAGGGCGGTGGAGCTCGTGGCTCGGATCCCAGGCGTAAGGGGCGCGCTCCTCATCATAGGGGAAAGGATGGCATGCAAAGGAGATCTCCCCCCCTTGGTCCTGACGAAGGTCGACCTGAAGGAGGTTTCGAGACCTATAATATGAAGCTATTAGAGAAGCTATTAGATTATGTAGCGCGGGTGGGGGAAACGGGAGGTTTCTTCCATTAGCATCACTAACTTTCTAATAATTGCGGATGCTGGTCGTCAAGGAATTTCCTTGTCTATACTATTCCCCGGCTTTTAAATTCGCTCTACTCTGTCGGAGTTCAATCGATGAAGGTGCAAAGCCTGCCCTTGACCAAAAAACCACTATCAGAAGGATGAGTGGGGGTTGGGATCGCTCAGCCACAGTCATGATTCAAAGCCCGATGAGCTCGCGGTGGCGGAAGCAACTGACCAGATGGTCATTGACCATGCCCACGGCCTGCATGAAAGCGTAGCATACGGTGGGGCCTACGAAGCTGAATCCCCGGGCCTTGAGAGCGGAACTCATGGCCCGGGATTCAGGTGTCTCAGCGGGCACGTCCTGCAAAGATCGCCAATGATTATGCCGCGTCTTCCCTCCCACGAAGGACCAGAGGAACTCCCCCAAGCTCTCCCCTCGCTCCCACATTTTCAGGACGCACCTGGCGTTGTTCACCGTGGCCTGGATCTTCAGACGGTTGCGCACTATCCTGGGGTTGGCGAGAAGCTCTTCGA
This sequence is a window from Methanomassiliicoccales archaeon. Protein-coding genes within it:
- the aroE gene encoding shikimate dehydrogenase, which encodes MSKICVSVMEQDLKAAAQAVQAAKEGGADLVEIRFDAMPSLPQDLACLKRIDIPKIATLRLASHGGRFEGGEEERLRFFRKCLRSGFDLLDAELGSQLMKHRYRELKRASMICSYHDFSGTPPPSSIVEKLVLASSKEALPKAAFMIRGARDLLSLARAAKMYSATGKQFVLIGMGEMGELTRIRADRLGCAFTYASLCKGKETAPGQIDLATMRSFSKDSIVLGIVGHPLGHTLSPTMHQAALRAAGISGKYLRFDLPPEELEDFIDVVLEYEIKGFNVTIPYKESIIPLLDQADSSAEVVGAVNTVVVRGGRLIGHNTDVYGIESTFKEKSIEPRSKRALVIGAGGAARAACSFLTSAGAEVWIYNRTQARAEALAKAFQGCAALGEDSLRKTEFDIIINCTPVGMEGFPKQLPLPIETLRPGQFVMDTIYNPPETELLRFAKQRGAITANGESMLVHQAARSFALWTDAQVGVEVMLSAIREARA
- a CDS encoding shikimate kinase codes for the protein MKGKGRSHGAGTIVNAIAAGKGAAFGLNLITEAEVELDYSKKINVIIEGFEGEPTALVERCVLNVLNREAPRQGYGATVTTRSQIPISRGLKSSSAAANAVVLATYEALGIKVDPLKAVRIGTKSAIEAKVSVTGAFDDACASMLGGVVLTDNRRERVVRQDLLPAGLVAVIHVPGYQVRKSSLPLDRIRAIAPAAEAAFERARKGRYAEAMLINSLAYSSALGQSLDAMYRALGAGAYAAGLSGTGPATVILVEREKVGMIRELFLPEEIMVAELYQPEVKR
- the aroA gene encoding 3-phosphoshikimate 1-carboxyvinyltransferase — its product is MRLVVNPSQASGTITASPSKSYSHRALALGLLADGRSQIKEVLLSGDTLATLSATRSFGAKVEIKGPNVIMDGGRLSCPEDVIDCENSGTTMRIMAGIASLLPCATVLTGDASIRKRPMQPLIDALRQLGVECFSTRGNGLAPLVVRGPNKGTRCSIKGDVSSQFISSLLISSALKEVDTEIELTSPLKSRPYVEITLGMMRTFGARVEMNEKGFVVEGRQRYAPQNYRVPGDYSSAAFPLAAGALTGGVSVTGLDPQDRQGDKRIVDILEEMGAEVRRGQSSIRVSQGELEGITVDLADAPDLFPIVAVIGTQAKGTTEIVNAEHVRLKESDRIRATTNFLKAMGAEVRETRDGCLTKGPARLHGAIVDSLEDHRILMAAAVAAMVAQGTTSITHGECFRISYPRFLEDMRSLGADMRLVE
- the aroC gene encoding chorismate synthase → MNSYGHSFRVTLFGSSHGVGVGCVVDGCPAGITLTQDMVQREMERRRPSPEIGTPRAEEDMVQLQSGIWEEQTTGAPIQIFIVNKDQDSSKYAEFSTRPRPGHADYPALMKYGPAHDIRGGGQFSGRMTAPLVAAGAIAKAVLAEGGVRIAAYTLSIGEVVDYQERRLEDVLDVVYKRPTRAASDELDRRMYSAILAAKEAQDSVGGVVRCLAEGLPVGVGEPFFDTLDGELAKFIFAIPAVKGVEFGSGFSSARLRGSQNNDAYRFEGGKVVTTTNNAGGVLGGMSNGMPLDFKVAFKPTASIPREQRTVDLSAGKEAMLKIEGRHDPCIVPRAVVVVEAATALVLVDLMIRGGFIARQRRCH
- a CDS encoding prephenate dehydrogenase/arogenate dehydrogenase family protein; the encoded protein is MPDNVDAIRWHIEEVDNQIMDLIAERMRLALQMGQYKVGKGMPVRHVRVEEQVEARYVSRAKQAGISEEAARRIARILVHESVDAQFRIPHAEPRRITVVGGSGKMGAWLCRHFDSQGHKVMVNDIVSSTFFPYENDLKRAVSRADVVVLATPISNSKDMLEKVIALKPKGLVFDICSIKDPILPALRKAVDKGITIASVHPMFGPETISILDKNILICDCGSSEGTEGAKALFSDTGANVHTIKVEEHDRLMSIVLGMSHALNLAFFTALSKSGYSREELDRAASTTFRHQACTAARVAMENPELYYEIQHLNPHTRESFDLMVRSLDEVRQAAMAEEGEEFERLMETGRKYFGGTE
- the asd gene encoding aspartate-semialdehyde dehydrogenase translates to MSRVRVAVLGATGMIGQRFVQLLEGHPWFEMEGLYASERSEGKRLAEVNKVKDHIFKPETLQRRIEQIDIPKIAKNCRVAFSGLPSEVAGEVETKLAEAGVAVFSNASAHRMDADVPILVPEVNAEHLEIVKEQRTYPRGGFIVTNANCSTTGMVFPLRALQDAFGVEQVVVSTYQAVSGAGYPGVPSLDILSNVIPYIKNEEEKMEEETAKILGTYHLGQIHKAEIQVLASCARVPVHDGHLEALTVKTRREANLEECMRVMRDFRGEPQRLDLPSAPKHPIIVREEPDRPQPLWDVNAGEPARAKGMAVTVGRVRKKDKYLKLFLLSHNTIRGGAGGSVINAELAYAQGMLG
- a CDS encoding homocysteine biosynthesis protein; this translates as MKRTYEEINQKIKKGDAVVMTAEEAIELVQREGVAKATKEVDVVTTGTFGAMCSSGAFINFGHSEPPIKMTKVWLNDVPAYTGIAAVDAYIGATELREDGNMEYGGAHVIEDLIARRPVRLRAISYGTDCYPRKEIDTYISLMTVNQAYMFNPRNAYQNYGVATNSSERTLFTYMGKLLPKFGNATYSSAGQLSPLLKDPHLRTIGIGTRIFLGGAQGYVAWEGTQYRTTTPERNGVPIGASRTLAVIGDLREMSTEFVRALTYHKYGTTLGVGIGVPIPILDEDLMRSAAVRDEEIFAPVLDYAVASRDRLPIHEVSYAELRSGSIEISGKRVRTSSLSSYAKARQIAETLKDWIQKGEFLLTEKVASLPEERSMRRLDMRSREEVS
- a CDS encoding 4Fe-4S dicluster domain-containing protein, with the translated sequence MAVRKYLLTFTPENVSEPITYRLVKEFDLMVNILRAEVDESGGRLMIVLEGSGMQIERAVRYLEASHVQVQELKEYIRKDEARCTHCGACISICPVRAFVMDGKTFKVSFLNEKCIACGMCVDACPPGAIRLRAQV
- a CDS encoding UPF0280 family protein is translated as MTADQVRERFQLGETAVTILAEERFLPLAKESIFRCREDILRFISQDPFFRDTLEPYEAPANAPEIVRRMSVASALAGVGPMAAVAGAIAQEAVRSMVEAGARHAIVDNGGDIAMFLSEEAVVGIYAGESRWNGLGMRFPGDERHVSVCTSSGTVGPSISFGMADAAVVVAEDAALADACATRLGNEAKSAEEKSMRRAVELVARIPGVRGALLIIGERMACKGDLPPLVLTKVDLKEVSRPII
- a CDS encoding DNA-3-methyladenine glycosylase I codes for the protein MADVERCPWRYDDLLRKYHDEEWGTPVHDDQELFEHLTLDCMQAGLSWITILRKREAFRQAFGGFRVERVAEFSQAEIEELLANPRIVRNRLKIQATVNNARCVLKMWERGESLGEFLWSFVGGKTRHNHWRSLQDVPAETPESRAMSSALKARGFSFVGPTVCYAFMQAVGMVNDHLVSCFRHRELIGL